The Rhizobium sp. CCGE531 genomic sequence CCAGGCATAGTCGATCTTGATGTCGTTCAGATCCGGATAGATTTCCGTGATCTGCCGGCGGATGTGCTGCGTTATGTCGCGCGGATTGTCCGATGTATAGGCTTCGCGCCCGCCGAACAGCAGGCGCCCATCCTTGGATTTGCGGAAATAGCGCACGACGAACCGCGAATCGGCCACCGCCTCATTGCCAGGAAGAACCTGCGGGAAGCGGTCGAGCGGTTGGGTCGCGCCGATGAAGGAGCGGATCGGCATGACGTGGCTCGCGGTCACCGGCTCGAGGTTGCCGATATAGCCGTTGCAGGCGATCAGCACCCGGTCGGCGGTGATCTCTCCGCCATCCGTTTCGATGACCGTCTTGCCGCTTGCTTGCCGGAAGGTCTTCGCCTTGGTCATTTCGAAGAGGGAGGCGCCGGCTTCGGCGGCGACCCGGGCAAGGCCGATAAGCAGCTTCAAGGGATGGATATGGCCTGTGCCCATATCCCGGACGCCGTAAAGATAGAACTGCGAACCGAGCCGTTCCTGGGTTTCGGCCTGGTCCATGAATCTCATATGCGGATAGCCATAGCGCGTCGCCGCGATCTCCGCATTGTCCATGTAGTCGCGCTTGTAGCCGCGCTTGTGCGTGACGTTCATCTGGCCGGGTAGGAAGTCGATGTCGATGCCCTGCTCGGAAGCGAAGTCGAGAAGGTGGTGCTTGGCATCCTCGGCAAGGTCGAAGAGAGCCTTCGAGCGCTCGTAGCCGATCTTCTCTTCCATCTCTTCCGGCCACCAGCGCTGGCCGGTGCCGAGCTGGCCGCCATTGCGGCCGGAGGCACCGTCGCCGAAGCGGTTGGCGTCGATCAGAACGACGTCGACACCGCCCTTGGCAAGGTAATAGGCGGCCTGCAGGCCGGTATAGCCGCCGCCGATGATCGCGACGTCGGCGCGGCGCGAACCGTCAAGCCTTGGATAGCTCGCACGCGGGCCGACGGTCGCCTGGTAGAAGGAAAGGCCTGGCGCAATGGGGCTCTGCCATGTTTCCTGCAGCGTCATGGGCAGCTCCCTCACACGTTGAGCAGAAGGAATTCCCGCTCCCACGGGCTGATCACCTGCATGAAGGTCTCGAATTCGCCGCGCTTGACGCCGGCATAGATGTCGATGAAGTCCTTGCCGAGGACCTCCTCGAAGGCCGGCTCGTCTTCCAGCAGCGCGATGGCTTCCAAAAGGCCGCGCGGCAGATCGATCGATCCCTCATTGGCCGAATCCTCGGTCGGTGCCGTCGGCTCCACCTTCTTCATGATGCCGAGCAGGCCGGAGGCGAGCGAGGCGGCAAGCGCCAGATAGGGATTGGCGTCGGAACTCGGCAGCCGGTTTTCGACGCGTCGCGCCTGCGGATCGGAAACGGGAACGCGGAAGGCCGTGGTGCGGTTGTCGTAGCCCCAGGCATTGTTGACCGGGCAGGACATGTTCGGCGCCAGCCGCCGATAGGAATTCACATAGGGCGCCAGCATGGCGAGCGCATTCGGCACGTAGCGCTGCATGCCGCCGATGAAATAGAAGAATTCCTGTGACGGGCTGCCGTCAGGATTGGTGAAGACGTTCTTGCCGGTCTCGATGTTCACGACCGACTGGTGGATATGCATCGCCGAGCCTGCCTGGCTCTGCATCGGCTTGGCCATGAAGGTCGCGTAGATGCCATGCTTCAGCGCCGCCTCGCGAATGGTGCGCTTGAACATGAATACCTGGTCGGCAAGCTCGATCGGATCGCCGTGGCGCAGGTTGATTTCGAGCTGCGCCGGACCCTCTTCATGGATCAGCGTGTCGATCTCGAGACCCTGCTTCTCCGAGAAATGGTAGATATCGTCGATCAGTTCGTCGAACTCGTTGATGCCGGCGATCGAATAGCCCTGGCCGCCAAGGATCGAGCGGCCGGAGCGGCCCTTCGGCGGATGCAGCGGATAGTCGGGATCGTCGTTCTTGGCGACCAGGTAGAATTCGATTTCGGGTGCGACCACCGGTTTCCAGCCGCGCTCGCAATAGAGCCCCATGATCCGCTTCAGCAGGTTGCGCGGCGTATAGGACACCGCGTGCCCTTCGGAATTGACGATATCGCAGATTACCTGCGCCGTCGGATCGCTCTCCCAGGGCACGACCGAAAGCGTCGAAAGATCGGGCACCAGCTTCAGGTCGCTGTCGCGCGGCTCGTAGCGGAAGCTCTCCGTCTCCTCCGGATATTCGCCCGAAATCGTGTGGCGGTAGATCGCCGAGGGCAGCGCCAGCGATGTATTGGAGGTGAATTTCGAGGTCGGCATCATCTTGCCGCGCGGCACGCCGGCAAGGTCCGGGGTGATGCATTCTATGTCCTCGATCCCGCGTGCCCGCAGCCATTGGGCTGCCTCTTTCCAGTTTGCCACGCCGCGTGCCGATCTCAGACTGGGAGGAACCGTAGGGATTTTCGAGACAGGTACGGAAGCTTTCAGCGGGGTCTTTCTCGCGGGCATAAAACACCGTATTTGCGTTGGTCGGAGACCGCATCATAACTGCAGTTTGCCAATTGGCGAGGGGGAAAACCGCTCGGACTTTCGCCGTATGATGGAAAAGGAACGACAGAGCGCGGCGAAGAATGAAGGGCTGAAGCGTGGTTGGCAGATATGATGTAATCGTCCTCGGCGCGGGCGCGGCAGGCATGATGTGCGCCATCCGCGCCGGCCAGCGCGGGCGCTCCGTCGTCGTGCTCGATCATGCCGCCGCACCCGGCGAAAAGATCCGTATTTCCGGCGGCGGCCGCTGCAACTTCACCAATATCAATGCCGGTCCGAGGAACTTCCTGTCCGCCAATCCGCATTTCGCCAAATCGGCGCTGGCGCGCTTCACGCCCAGGGATTTCCTGGCCATGGTCGAGCGCCATAGCATTGCCTGGCATGAGAAGACGCTCGGCCAGCTCTTCTGCGATAACAGCGCCAAGGACATCATCCGCATGTTGACGGACGAGATGCGCGCTGCGGGTGTGCAGCTTCGGCTGCGAACCGAGATCGGCGGCATTGAGCAAAGTGCTGGCGGCTATCGCATCGACACCTCGGAAGGCATTCTCGAAGCATCCTCGCTGGTCGTCGCGACGGGCGGCAAGTCGATTCCCAAGATGGGGGCCACCGGCTTTGCCTATCGCATCGCCGAGCAATTCGGATTGCCGCTCGTTGAGACCCGACCGGGCCTCGTGCCGCTGACGCTCGATCCGCAATTGCTTCAGCGCCTGGCGCCGCTGTCGGGCATTGCCGCGCCTGCCGAGATCCGCCACGGCAAGACAGCCTTCCGCGAGGCCCTGCTCTTCACCCATCGCGGCCTCAGCGGTCCCGCCATCCTGCAGATTTCCTCCTATTGGCGGGAAGGGGAGGACATTACCGTCGTGCTCGAGCCCGATATCGACCTGTTTGAGCTTCTCAAGAAGGCCAAGCAGGCGAATGGCCGGCAATCCGCGCAGACAGCCCTTGCCGAGATCCTGCCGAAACGGCTGGCGCAGCATTTCGTCGAGAGCGAAGGCATATCGGGCAATATGGCCGATCAGTCCGACAAGCGCCTGCAGCAGCTCGCGGTCGCTATCCAGTCCTGGCCGGTCAAGCCGTCGGGGTCCGAAGGTTATCGCACGGCGGAGGTGACGTTGGGCGGCATCGACACGGCCTGCCTCGATTCGCGAACGATGCAGGTGAAAACCGTCCCCGGCCTCTTCTTCATCGGCGAATGTGTGGACGTCACGGGTTGGCTCGGCGGCTATAATTTCCAGTGGGCCTGGGCCTCCGGCCATGTCGCCGGCGAGGCGGCCTGAATTGACCTTGCCAACAGGCCGCGAAACGGGCAAATAGCACCTTCGGCGCGAAAATAAATGATGGAGACAATCATGACGTTCAAGGCCTTGGTATTCCGCGGCGCAGTTCTTTCAGGCATCGTTGCGGCCGTGACGATGTCGCTTGGCATGCTTGTCGTCACGGCATCGGATGTCAGTGCCGCTTCGGCGCAATGCAAGAAGCTGGACCCGAACGGCAAGGATATGGGCGGCGATACGAATTTCGCCCTTGCGGTCCGCGACAAGAAAGCCGATGTCGTCAAGCAGATGCTGGCCTGCGGCGCCAAGCTGGACATGAAGACGACGGAGGGGTGGTATCCGCTACATACCGCCGCCTATTACGGCCCCGCCGACATGATCGATTTCCTGGTCTCGAAGGGCGCCGACGTCAATGCGCGCGGCGATTACGATGGCTGGACGCCGTTGCACATGGCGAGCCAGCAGGATGATCCGGCCGTCGTCAAAGCGTTGTTGAAGGATGGCGCCGACAAGACCATCAAATCCGCTTCCGGCAAGACTGCCGCCGAAATGGCGACCGATCCCGCCATTGCGGCCTTGCTGAAGTAGCGCGCGCTGCGGTCGCACGATCTCTGGCCGATAATCGAGGGTGCGACCCTAACCTCTGGTTTTAGCGTTTTCTTTTCCTATATCTATATTCTCTATATTGCCTGTTGCGGGAACGGCGTTTTGCCGGTTATCGTGTCAGTGCGAAAATGGGAATGTAGTCATGAACAGAACAAAGCGTCGCGCTCGCGCCATCGCAATCGCTCAGACCCAAGACAACGCCAAGCTCTTGGCGGCAAGACTTCTGATGTTGGCGACCGGCGTGACAGCCGTCTGCATCGCCTACCTTACCGTACGCGGCTTCTGATCTTTCAGCCGCTTCGTTATTCTTGGCCGTCGCCGGAACGACGGCCTGTGCTCGCGTACAAATATAGGCTTTGCCATCCGCTTTTCAGCGGTTGATTGTATGTTACAAGCCCATACAACGCCCTTATCTGAAAATTAATCAATCAGACCCACAATTCCCGACGATTTCATGGGGCGCTCTACTGCATGATAGAGCCGAAGCAATGATTGCTTCCCGACATTATACTCGGTAGCCCCGCCTGCGGATATTTCAAGAACGATGGTTATACATCCGGTCAGCGCCGAGGTGGCGTCGACGGGGAGCGGCATGTGAGAGGTCTGAGCCACTATGTTCATTGATAAGATATTGTCGCGTTTCAAGATCAAGACGAAGGTCCTCATATTCGTCCTGCCGTTCGTCATCAGTATTTCCGCCGTCGGCCTCACCGGGCTTTACGCGTCGGGACTGCTCCAGGGGCGCATGGAGATCTCCAACAGCGTGTTGCAGTCGCTGACCGGCTTCAAGAACCTCTACGGCTCCATGGACGACTTCCTGCGCATTACCAATGCGCAGCAGCGCGACAAACTCTACGAGTATATCAAGTCTCAGCAGGGTGTGCTGAACGCGACGCTCGGCCAGCTCGGTGCGGATGCGGATGGTCGTGACGATCTGACTGAAGCCACGGCCAAGACCGCTGACATGGCAAATCTCGTGGGCCGGCTATGGACGCTGCACGAGCAGGAAGTCTCGCTGCGCAAGACGATCGACGACGCGCAGAGGGCTTTGATCAGTGCCCGCTTCAACGTCAATTTCAACAGCCAGCAGCTGGAAGACCGGATGCGCCAGGACCAGGCGGACGCGACCTCCACGCTCCGTTCCGCCGACCGCCTGCTGAAGGGCGGCGATATGCTGGCCTCCGTTGCCGAAGACTTCAACAAGGCCGCGACGCCGGCCGACAAGGTCAAGCTCCTGAAGGACCGGCTGACGGACCTGAACAAGGCGCAGCGCTCCATCGATCTTGCATTGCCGCAGAACCAGAAGAGCGTCGTTCAGTCGCTGGTCGGCACGATCAAGGATCTTGCCGCCTTCACGGAAAGTACCGATGTGCCGACCGACGACACCATCACCAGCATCGGCCGGCTGCTGTCGCGCTTCCGTCAGACCTCGACCTATACGCAGCTGGCGGCAACGCAGATGATGCGCCAGGCCACCACGACCTTCGTATCGCTCGATGCCCGCGTCGCCCAGACCA encodes the following:
- a CDS encoding FAD-binding oxidoreductase; the encoded protein is MTLQETWQSPIAPGLSFYQATVGPRASYPRLDGSRRADVAIIGGGYTGLQAAYYLAKGGVDVVLIDANRFGDGASGRNGGQLGTGQRWWPEEMEEKIGYERSKALFDLAEDAKHHLLDFASEQGIDIDFLPGQMNVTHKRGYKRDYMDNAEIAATRYGYPHMRFMDQAETQERLGSQFYLYGVRDMGTGHIHPLKLLIGLARVAAEAGASLFEMTKAKTFRQASGKTVIETDGGEITADRVLIACNGYIGNLEPVTASHVMPIRSFIGATQPLDRFPQVLPGNEAVADSRFVVRYFRKSKDGRLLFGGREAYTSDNPRDITQHIRRQITEIYPDLNDIKIDYAWGGSVGITMPRQPFVREVMPGVTSIGGYSGHGVMLSNYCGKLYAKTVLGNADELHLFKELNIPSFPGGARMRAPLLFLALSWFALRDRF
- a CDS encoding glutamine synthetase family protein, yielding MPARKTPLKASVPVSKIPTVPPSLRSARGVANWKEAAQWLRARGIEDIECITPDLAGVPRGKMMPTSKFTSNTSLALPSAIYRHTISGEYPEETESFRYEPRDSDLKLVPDLSTLSVVPWESDPTAQVICDIVNSEGHAVSYTPRNLLKRIMGLYCERGWKPVVAPEIEFYLVAKNDDPDYPLHPPKGRSGRSILGGQGYSIAGINEFDELIDDIYHFSEKQGLEIDTLIHEEGPAQLEINLRHGDPIELADQVFMFKRTIREAALKHGIYATFMAKPMQSQAGSAMHIHQSVVNIETGKNVFTNPDGSPSQEFFYFIGGMQRYVPNALAMLAPYVNSYRRLAPNMSCPVNNAWGYDNRTTAFRVPVSDPQARRVENRLPSSDANPYLALAASLASGLLGIMKKVEPTAPTEDSANEGSIDLPRGLLEAIALLEDEPAFEEVLGKDFIDIYAGVKRGEFETFMQVISPWEREFLLLNV
- a CDS encoding NAD(P)/FAD-dependent oxidoreductase, whose product is MVGRYDVIVLGAGAAGMMCAIRAGQRGRSVVVLDHAAAPGEKIRISGGGRCNFTNINAGPRNFLSANPHFAKSALARFTPRDFLAMVERHSIAWHEKTLGQLFCDNSAKDIIRMLTDEMRAAGVQLRLRTEIGGIEQSAGGYRIDTSEGILEASSLVVATGGKSIPKMGATGFAYRIAEQFGLPLVETRPGLVPLTLDPQLLQRLAPLSGIAAPAEIRHGKTAFREALLFTHRGLSGPAILQISSYWREGEDITVVLEPDIDLFELLKKAKQANGRQSAQTALAEILPKRLAQHFVESEGISGNMADQSDKRLQQLAVAIQSWPVKPSGSEGYRTAEVTLGGIDTACLDSRTMQVKTVPGLFFIGECVDVTGWLGGYNFQWAWASGHVAGEAA
- a CDS encoding ankyrin repeat domain-containing protein, producing MTFKALVFRGAVLSGIVAAVTMSLGMLVVTASDVSAASAQCKKLDPNGKDMGGDTNFALAVRDKKADVVKQMLACGAKLDMKTTEGWYPLHTAAYYGPADMIDFLVSKGADVNARGDYDGWTPLHMASQQDDPAVVKALLKDGADKTIKSASGKTAAEMATDPAIAALLK